The window CTTGAACGTTTGCCGAACATTGATCTTGGAAATAAAGAAACATTAGATGCTTTGCTACCCTGGTCACCTGATTTGCCGGATTACTGCAAATTGAAAGACTGATGTTATTCCCCATCTTGAGTCAAGGTGGGGATTATTTTACGGTTACCTTACACTTAGATAGATACAACATTTCGGTTTTAAAGTGGGAGAAGAAGGATTCAATACAGGCATTATCAAGGCAGTTTCCTTTGCGAGAGTGGCTGCCTATGATACCAACTCTTTTTAAACGATTGTTGTATTGTTTAGACGTGTATTGGAACCCTTGATCCGAGTGGAGGATAGTTCCTTGCATGTCTCTTTTTTTACTAGCTTCTTCGCGAGTATCTAAAACAAGTTTTATATCATTCCTCGTGGAAATCTTCCATGCAATAATCTCATTATTGTATATATCTTGGATAACGGATAAGTA is drawn from Bacillus sp. (in: firmicutes) and contains these coding sequences:
- a CDS encoding IS3 family transposase, producing ETSVIYPNLLNQKFRVKEPNKIFVTDITYVPFQNRFYYLSVIQDIYNNEIIAWKISTRNDIKLVLDTREEASKKRDMQGTILHSDQGFQYTSKQYNNRLKRVGIIGSHSRKGNCLDNACIESFFSHFKTEMLYLSKCKVTVK